The DNA sequence AGGGTATGGAAGCCTCGTGGATAGGTTATTACTCACAGCAAATAACGCAACATAAAACTTACATaaagaatgttaaaatgttctctTCCACCCCCTCTCCCCATCGTCGCCTTTTCATCAAGCATTGAAGTGAAGTTGCAGCCTTGGTTCTGCAGCCTTTGTACAAACCCTGGATGTGTAGATGTGTTGGCGGACACGAGTGCTGAGAGCAAGACGGCAGAAGGATAAAAGTGGAAATGGAGTTGACCCAAGGTTGTGTGGTCATTGTTAAACAGAACACAGGGGTACTGCTCTTCTCCACTCCATTTACCACTTTACATTCTACTGTATAGGTTGTTATGTACTTTTAATGTGGGCCAAACACTTATTGATAAGGACCTTTTGTGATTGAGTacgtgctttttttttttttttaacgtttaTGATGTATTAATTTCTACAATTGCACGTTTACCTCGCtgcatttaaactgtttttttaaaggagcaacaCGTGTCTGaatttctgtttaaaacaagcaaaacagtTACTGAAATCATGAacagaatttgaagaaataacTGTTTTCACATATGAAATCCTCCTTCCTCTTGGCGGTCCAGTGgtgtaaacaacaccaacactaaGTATGCTCAAGCTCTAAGTATGGACCGCTAGCTGAACTGATGACATGCTAAcggtagctacagttagcaagATGCCCCTTAGTTGTTTGGACTATGAATTCAACAAGTGGCTGACTCTTGCATATTACATCTATTTAAAGTAACTCCACCCAAGTTTACAGGTCTAAGGTCTAAGTGCTactgcatatgtaaaaaaaacaagtataaagccttttttggctccagaggaagctgcatgtgagtAATGTAGGTTCCATGTTTTTAAACACGCTCTATTACACTTGAGATGGAGAGTTAATAAATAaccaaaatcaatacagcagagaTTTTGTTTATCCTCTGGATATCTGTATAATTTGATTTCCTTTACTTAAGACTATCGTCCCTTTAAGGTTCTTTTAGGAAATAAATATGTGCACAATGTTTCAGAGTTCACTTGTTCACATTTTTGGTTATATATGGCTGACGGTTATACTTGTTATGCCTCTCTTTGTGTGCACAAAAGGGTTAAACAGACTGAAGTCGGCAACAACAGTGTTCAATAATCACAAACAGTGTGATTTATACGTCGGTTTCCCTGACAGCATTTAGCTTAACCAAGGTCATGATCCTATATCCGCTCAGCGAGCAAACACAGGAATAAGTTGTTCTGAATGTGAAATAGaggcagcagcttcactgttaCAGTAAGAGTGGTAGATAAAGAACTTAAATGAAATCAGGCTGTGTTGGAGgggattatttttcaaatgttagGTCTTGCTTTCAAATGTATAACAAGGGACAAAACACCGGCTTAATGCATATATGTACTGTTTGACACTGTTCGACAACATTACAGGTGCAGATCAGCTATAATATTCCAATATGTCTTTATTATTGTCGCTATTTTGTGAGACGTACTCTTGTgctgtttccctctgtactgctgtgttacctgcaaATTTCTCCCAAGGGGCATCAATAAAGGGACATTTTATCTTATCAATACAATTCAATCACATGGCCAATTAGACTGATATTTACTGCCTGTACATGCCAAATGTGCTTTATGCGCTTAATAGTCAGAATCAGGCTGAAGCTCTTTTTTCTGGcttatactgtaaaaaaaaaaaaaaaaaactatcaatCTACCATaaaactttaatttgatttcactAGTTTAGTTGTAAGATTTACTtagatattttcatttgttggaAGAAAAGTTTGTCACACTTAATGTCACATTGTTCAGGAGtggactgaaagaaaaatgagaccacatgtttttaataaagcatCTAGATTTGACTGTGATGCTAATTAAAGAACTCCCTGACACTGATGCTCAGCTTTGCCCATTTATCCCTCTTCCATGTTAATCAGCATCACAGCAGCTAATGGCTGAGACACAACCCCGAGCATGCGACAGCACAGGGACGTGAATAATGAACCTCGCATGTTTATGTTTATctgaaatgctaatgttgttGTGCTCGTTAACAGTTTTGAATCACAGCGGGGGGTAATTGGCGTGACCCTGAGGTCGCCACAGTTGCCTGCATGTGAGTCaggtagaaaagaaaaaagacagctgatttGTGCATGATCGTCATGAAACGTACTTAATCAGCGCGCTTATTGCAATCAATCTAATTAGCTATCCACGAGTTTCATTAAGCcgttgctgttgtgttttttttttttttttttggagtgtgtACCCTCGCGCCCTGCCTCCCAGATTATGCAGAAAAAGTTACTCCAAATGAGCGTGGCGCAGTCTTGAATACAGAAGAAGGCATCTTGTGCTGTCACCGCTGTTAGATTTGTTAGATGGCACACTTCTGATGCAGAGCCACCTCCGCCCGGTGTCCTtcgcgcgcgcgtgcgtgcgcgcATGTGGCCAGAGAAAGCGACGCTGACGTCAAACGCGAGTGTCAGTCGCTTCCGTCAGGTCATGTCCATCTGCTTATAAGTGAGGAGAATCGGGacatcagtcatcagtcatcagCAGGACATAACAGGTGCGGCCGCGCTCACCCACAACCAGCCAGCAGCGATGCCTCACTCCTTGTCCCCCCTGTGCGTCCTGGGACTCATCGCGCTCTCCTCCGCCTGCTACATCCAGAACTGCCCCCGAGGAGGGAAGCGGGCGCTGCCGGAGGCTGGGACCAGACAGGTGAGGACCATTATGCTTTCTGGGAAGTCATCtgtctttgattttgttttttgttttttgtttttttttaattttctttgggAGTATTGAGATTGGAAACTTACCAAAGTTGTCTGTGTGCCTATTCTGATATTGTATAAAGTAATCATCTGTGGGAAATCAGGAAAATCTGGTGCCTAGTAATGAAGGCAATGTTAAGTAGGCTGTAAAACATGGGACATTGAATATAGTTGAATGTGAGTTCAGATGTGTGTAAAGAACAACCAGCCAGATTACTttgtaagaacaaaaaaaacaatttaagttAAGTAAGACGTGATATATTGAGGACAATGTCATTCAAGAAGATgctaaatcaaatcaaatctattttgtcacatttcctcAGTGGAATTTACAATctgagagacagcgagagacaTCTTCTGTCCTTAGACCATTGATTCAAGAGAGGGAAAACTTgtcaaattaacaaaaaaaaaaaaaacaaccttttaacagtagggggaaaaaaacagaagaaatctgtttttaggAGCATAAAAGTAGATGGGTCAATCATAAAACTGTATATTTGCAATGATTTCTAGTGCAGAGGCGagctaaataaacacattagaaatacatattAACATATACTAAATATTTCCAGCATTTCCTCAAGTTTCATGGCTGTGCTCATGCCCATTATCAGCTTTGTTTGTATATGACAGGGAAGAGTGAATTGAGTATTGCCTGTTCCTGTTGTATACACAAGGATCAGAATAGacagtgacaaaatgtaataaagtaataacgttaaaaacagataaataaaaatgtacctGGTTCATAGCTTCTGGTTAATTCTTGAATCTATCCAATTCCTCCACCAGTGCATGTCGTGTGGCCCCAGAGACAGGGGCCGCTGCTTCGGCCCCAACATCTGCTGCGGGGAGGGCCTCGGCTGTCTGCTGGGCTCCCCGGAAACAGCTCACTGTGTGGAGGAGAACTACCTGCTCACCCCCTGCCAGGCGGGAGGGAGACCCTGTGGCTCTGAAGGAGGACGCTGCGCTGCTTCAGGACTCTGCTGTAACTCAGGTGCAGTTTGGTTTGATTAAGCTTTGCCATGTTTAGACGAGTAAAGAAGTCCTTGTCTGGTTGTTTGTGGGCACAATGAGAATGAAgttcctctcctgtcctccctctcagAGAGCTGCACGGTGGACTCTGACTGCCTCGGGGAGGTTGAGGCCTCAGACCCGTCTGACAGCTCTGTGGGGAGTTcgcctgcagagctgctgctgcgccTGCTACATGTGGCCACCAGAGGACAGACCGAGTACTGACACTGTCGCCTCTGACTCTCAGGGCCCAGAGGTGCAGAATGAACATCATCCCTGATCCACCATAAGCCTTGAGATTTGAACCCTGAACCAATAAAATGCCAAGTCGAGCTTTCTTCTCTCTTAAATCCCCCActgttgtgatttttctgtATCTGTAACGACAGAAAGAAGAGTGAACTTCAACTTTAGCAACTGGCCACTTTTATCCCAATCCTCTGGAAGAGGAGGATCGATAATGGCTTTGCAAAAGTAGAATTCATGCTTTTCCCAGTAAGAAAATGTATATACTAATGCACATACTGTAAACAAAATTGTATTCTATATGAGGGTTCAAAACACGCCTCAGAGCTCCATTTCAAATAAGTTGGTTGTAGcagaaaacactgtaaataagTTGGAGATTGAAGATTGAAGAGTCAGCCATGTACAACAGCTGAATGACAAAGATAAAGCAGTTATGTCTTGTGTGTCTGAAATATTATTGTATGttgaaaatgggaaaaaaatacagactgaatcgctgccaaaaaaaaccctttcccTTGTCTGCTGTCATTATTACAGATGATTCACTGATAAACCTGTTTATCTGAGTCTgcttgtgtgcacgtgtgtgtttgtgaatgaaaacGTGACTGCGAGTGAAAGGGTATGTCTCGTGACCCGATATGTATAGTAACTACTTCTGAGAGATCTGTCATTTCAAGTTGTTTCATCAGTTTCCATTTACTTGATCGCGCCACAAGTTCGTTTGTCTGCCAGCTGAAACTAATGATATTACTGACATGGTGGTCAAGGAGGGTCAACAAAGGGGTTTTAAAAGTGAAGTTatcattaatttattattattcacactTAATACTaatggggggcagcatatcactagagtaaccgctaactgctgctgactggagctgctgttagctagttagctcagttggccGTGCAGCTCTCAGTCAGGAGTTTGGAACAGGactgggctagctggttagcatgctaaacataCTTTGCAACACAATACGTAGAATTCATTGCACGGAATCTATTGTTCCTTCACATACAGTAGATAACTGTGGTTAAATGTTGAATTCTTTCAACGCATATTGTACTTTTAAGGTAGATTCAAGGTGGTTTGTTGCAATTTTTATGGGGGGGTGAGCAAAATGACCAGACCATATTCGAccagcggccattttcctctgacatcacactcgAGGTGGGAAGCTCAGATGTTGTTACGACAAATTGTTGTTACTCTCCACTTGATCTGCAACTGTACAGATGATAACTAGTGAAAATCTGAAGGGGTGTTTTTGCCATATTTCACGgtaaaagaacacatttgatAAGCCACTTGCTAACGTAAACATTCAACcattactgtttgattacatccagcGCCTTTTACCTCCcggcttaaataaatgtgtcccaGATGTGCACTGTCACTTTAGAGTTCATTTACAAGGCTTACATTAACTGTAAAGgaacaacacacattttggaCACACTCATTAATGCCTGGAGGTGAAACTGGCAGGATGTAGTCAAAAAGTGGCTGCATGCCAACGTTAGCGAATGGCTTATCAAATACATCGTTTCACCTtgaaacaatataaaatgttCCCCCTGATTTTCACTTGTGATTATCTCCTCAGCTGCACAGAGCCTCTCACCCTGAGTGTGACACTGTAGGATAATGCCGTGAATGTGAATACAGTCCATGCGTCTCCGCCATTACCTGTACACTAGGATTAGTCTTATAGTTGGAGAACATATAGACAAGCAGACACATCAGTTGTTGCAACATAAATTGACAATGCTTGTGTGGGATAAGACCTTTCATCTTCTTTCAggtcacatttttctctgttgtgcATCGACATGTCCAAAATGCGTAGATGAAAGTCTGTCAGTTTTAATCGTCGCGTTCCTTTTGTGTGTGATGATTGAAGGCTCTTGTTAATGCCAGGACTTCGTGTGATGGCAGATGTCTGTAACGGGTTCCAGATCCAGCTGGAGCAGGAAGCACAACGTCCCACATTTTGACAGTTACCTGTTTGGACTCATTCAGTGCTTGTGTGGCATCTTAATCTTTTGGGAATTTGTTGCGAAACTGACTGAGGCCTCCAGTGTTTCCTATTACTCTGAAAGCCCTCAACTGGTTTATGACTAAATGCATTACAGTTTCATaacactttcactttctttcgtttctttctttcttggttTTTTCAGGAGCAACACACCTTTAATGCATAAAGCCAGCAAGTGCAGTCAAACCAGACCACAGCagcttgttttaaagaaacaaacaaatccagcaGATTTAATTCACAAaggggaggaaacaaaaaaacttgtccGAGCCTTGCAGTGCTGCTCAGACAGGAGGCAGACAAAATAAGTCTTGTGATTTGAAGGCTTTACATGGGATCATGTGTTAAGTGTTGCACACACCATacagaggctgtttttcatTGGACGGTTTTGACCCGTACCACATCAACAACTTTCCCacattgaaaaaataaacatcagagAAGTTAGTCTGTTGATGTGCTACCATAAAAATTCCCCCTTGGcgacagtttgatgtttttgttgcaataatTACACTGTATGGTTTGCACGAAAGAGGTTTACAAGCCACACCTGAGAACACAATGAACGTGAGATGTTGTCTTtactgctgagctgcagcttttGCACAGTTGCATCTTGTCGTCAGATTGGTATCTTTGCCAGTGTGGGATTATTGTGTGCCAGTTAAGCCGTTATCAATAGCAACAATCTTCCGCTCTGCTAATATTTGAGGACTGTGTTGCCAAATCAGATTTCACTGTCGCATTGATAATTAACTTTTGGAGTTAATCGTTCCACAGGTTCATGTCCTTGAACTCAGGTCTTCTGGTCGAATGATTATTCCCATGGTAGTTACTTAATTATCGTGTCTCAAACTCCGGAGGGCCTGAAACCTCCTCTTGTTTGTGTCAGTCTATTATCACTATACTATGTATGCAGCATGCCTCATCTATTGCCTTGAGCTGGAGTGAGCGAAAGGCATGAAACTTGGCCCAATAATAGGAAACGTTTCCCATGAAACCAGAGCCTCATTTTGCCAAATGGGGACGCCAATTATGACCCTAAAAATGCAGTACTGGAAAGGCCACGCCCTGAACACAGTGAATCCAACTGACTCGAAACTGGACATGCAAGTCTAGTGCAATGTGTAGAATAACAGAATATGGtagttgaaaaagaaatgactgtCATAGAttgatgttttgtgtctctttgcttCAGATTTCAGTTGCACACTTCGATTCCTCCCCACTTTTTCTCTGCCATCAAGGATCTGAAGTGAAATTCATGATTAGCTGTCTGTGTGGTTTGGCCATCAACTAACATGATGAATTCTTGTgttaaaaccaagaaaacacTTGCATTGAGTCAGTTTGAATCTGAAGATGAGTTACCTGCGttcttttaattacatttatctAATTTCTCCCATTCCTTTTTACACTGATGCTAATTTGGCATTTAATGGTTAATGGTGACCCATAAAATCTCTCTTTCGTGACTCTGGGTGTGGTCATTTTCAAGCCTCCATTGTCTATCCATCAATCAAATGAGATCCCGGTTAAAGAGTCAGTATTATTAAACCTGTTGAAGCCTGTCTCAGTACACATACCGGTACAGCCCACtcatcacacagtcacactcaaaACGAAAGTAAAGACATGAAGACTTTCAGCTCAACGATGGTGAAAGCTGGGGTTGgtaaaacggaaaaaaaaaaacgtcaagCCCCAGCTAGATATTACATAGTCCAGCCAGTAAACCCTGCTCCATGTACTCCACTCTCCAAAGCAAATCCCCCCCAAACCATGAGCGCACACTGACAGATTACCGCCGATGGAGTCAGAGTCCTCGCGAGCGGTGGGAAGGAGAGTGTATCGTACCATCCAGTTAGAAGTAGCTACCACATTTCTCATTCACCTGTCAGGAAACAACTAATATTATCACATCGAACATAACCACCCAGCAAGGGCTCAAAGCGTATATTAATCTAACTTACTGGTGTTAGCTAGCAACAGCAGGCTATGGCAACATTAGATATggcaaagctgttttgtttccccCAAGTGATTCACTGACAAACATGAGTGTTGTATTGGACTCATGATAATACGATGTTATGCATGCCAGAGCTTCAACGGTGAGAGCATCGTTGACTCTGATGACAAGGAAACGCCAGAGTGAAGGTTGTCATGACGTCAGAGAAGACAACGGGAGGCCAACCAGCATTGTCCaaggaggtggaggcggaggcCGTTGACGTGGGAGGGCGACAGGTCAAGGAGCGGATGTTCAGACGTCGTGTAGAAGCTCTTCAAGCTCAAAGGATTGCGCGTGAGCGGGTATCAAAAGTAGAACGTTACATTTATGCCGAGTAGTTTTTCAcaatttgaatttgtgttttggtgcaaaacactaaacacagtAAGTAGAAAAATGTAAAGTACTTCAAGTCAATAGcatgaatatatacattttgaaaatgataaaagtCTTTTCTTTACACCTCCAGCATAAACAACCAACCTGTTAAAGTTCTTCTGCTACAGAGGACTCATGActgattataaaaacagatcagtgtTGGCCAACAGGTTAGGCTGCTGATGTCGGTGCTGTTTTGGCAGCGATTGTCCCGtagaaagaaaagcacagtTGAATATCTGCCAGTACATACAGCTTTACAAGGACCTTTAAATATCATATTACTTTACAACATTACTTGTCCAACACCTGTGACTGAAAGGTCATGTCTGCTAAAATGATAACAATTGCAGACAATTGGATGAAGGAAGGATGAAGAACTAAACGTATTTACAGGACATAAAGGTGAATttcattgtgtttatgttgacaTAAAGTGTTTGTGGAGCATATCAATTGTATAGATTCTCTCAAAAACAAGTCAGAACTGTTGCTATCTATTaaagaaatgatcaaaataacTGAAGACTGGAGTTTGTTGGGTGATGAGAAGCTTAGGTGGTAAGCAATTATTTGAAAGgggttgatgtgtgtgttgtgtgtttcccACAATCTACTGTGGTCAGCTGACAGTCAgatcatgaaatgaaataaaagtctaCTTTGTTGAAAAATGTATTACTAATATGTTATAGTCAGGCAGCTAACATGTGACTGCTAGGAACAGCACCTGAAGCATTTTCCTGGTGAAGCTAATGAAACGATGCCATTCCTTTTTGGATTGTGTCCCTGCGAAAGAGCAAACTGATGCACAACCAACTTGATATGAAGGAAGGACACGTGTATATATGGAATTTGTCCATCAAAGTGACATACAGATGCATGAATTAGAGTGGTCTGATCCATGTTGCGATCAAGTTACACTCACCTGTCAGTGAGACTAGCGGAGTGGATACTgggaaaacatcaggaaaagGTTCTGCTGTGAACCATGGGACACAGAAATAGGATACATCAGCACATTTGTAAAACTTCCAGTTCAAAGTCTACATGAATGAACATCACATAGATACCAATGCACACGATGTTCACAGATGTATGCAATCTTCCCCTGACCTCTGAACACTGGACTTGACCTTTCACACATGTAGGACACAAGATTTAGTCCGCCTCTCGCACGCAGCTCGTCTGGCTGATGTCCTAACGATGGCCTGCATGTAAACatctaaatatgtttcatatgGCAGTGGTCTATCCTAgatagctaatgttagctacaaGCTGACGATATTAATGGTGGGCTAATACatacaaaaatgataaaaggagctaatgttagctataCTACATAATGCAGCATAATAATACATTTCCAAGCGAAAACCACCCGTCTAATAGGGGACACAGCCAATGTGGCGTCCGTTTTCCGGCCTTCGACTCCATCAGTTGTCCATCCTTGAACAGCCTCTCCCAGCATCGACTCTCGTTTCACCTCCAGCTATCtatcttctttttattttgcagtcttTCTTGAGTTTGGTCTTTCTTCTCTTGCTTTGTTTGGCACCGCAAACAGCTGTAGGTACAGCTGCTAATGAAACGTttggctgcactttctctgccattATTACAGGCTCACTCCGTGACAGCTCCAGCAGTGTGTTGAATACACTCCGGTCATGCGCAGTGAGTGATGGGCTGAGTCAGTGCAGGTGGGAAGGGTTGATAGACAGGTATCCAtagttgtgcatgtgtgtgtgtcggcagGCTATATAATGGCAACCGGACATCTTCTCCCCACATTTCCACAGCCATCATGGACCTGAAAGTGACGTTTGTGgttatctgtctgtgtgctttggCCATCACCTCTACTGCAGGTAACTATCATGATTCATTCTCAtgttaaaaccaagaaaaatgCATTGGGTTTTATCTGAAGATGAGTTATGTACCTTCttttaaatacatgtacatttgGATATTTCTTGGGGGGAGAACAGTTGAGTATGCCTGTTCATATGAATCTATAAAGTTTAAagaagtgtgtgcatgtgttgtagGGAAAGCAGAGGATCTCATTCCTTTTGTGGTTGCTCTTGTATCTGTTTATTGATTTAATCCAgctgctttgtattttttttttcaaactgaaatTAGAGGGATTGTGTCAAACATGTTCCAGCATGTGACGGGTCTGATTGATTTAACTGGCAGTTTTCTGTCATCCTGCTGTCTCTGTTGcacaatacaaaaaacatcagtCCTCTTCAGTTCAGCAGTACCCAGCATAGATGTTCAACTCTAGATATTTTTCCTCCCATTTTATCTGTTATTAATGTATCAAATAAGAAGTCAAAATCAAGTCCCAAATAGTTTACTGGGCCCTTGAGGAAAATGTGCCAACTGAAGATGTAATAATGGGAACatttcccagaaaaaaaaaaaaagtttattggGAGATTTAGATTAGATAAAAACCTCAGGCTATTACAGTCTTCTTCTTGTCTATCCctatattctgttttatttttgcatttttatgtttccaATATTGTTAACATGGATCTTTTCTCCCACATTGCAGGCATCCCAAAATGCTGCATCACAACTAAAACGTTCATCCCTGTGCGCCTGCTGCGGAAGGTTCAAAGATACGATGTGCAGAAGGACAGCGGCGCCTGTGACATCGCTGCGCTGATGTGAGTGATGAAGTTAGAAATGCTTCATTTTCTTAGTAAACTGGCCATTACAATGACATTAACTTCTAGGCATAAAGTTAAATTATGGTTCCATATCAAGTATGAATAGTATTTCTTGCTGGtcattaaaaactaaaacattactTTCTTTCCGTGTTGGTCCACAGATTGCATGTTAAAGGCATGAGCAGGCCGGTTTGTGCTGACCCCCAGATGTTGGACCGCGTGAAATGGCTTTCGAAGAAGATAAAGCCGAACAAGCACAGAACACAATGAAGAGCTGTGCGATGAATATATTTCACAAACATTGTGTGTATCTTGTGTTTCTACAGCTGGTGTTTCAGGAGCTTGTGTCATACAGAAGCCCttattattgtttcttttgtttttcgcTGATGATGCAAAATATCAGATCAACTTGTGAAAAGGAGTGACTTGTTACCAGATTTATATAGTGGTGAAAAGTACAGTTTGTGGGTGCTTGTATTGTTCCATTCTATACCCCTTTATACCTTTACTCCACAGTATTTCACAGGGAAATATACTTTATTACAGCTGTTGTTTGGATGTTTCACGATAAGGTTTCAATTAAAAACACCTGATCGtttatgaaaatatgatgtgtCTCAGATTAAAGTAGACAAGGGAGCACTCAAATCAGATCCACCTGGACTGTTGG is a window from the Acanthopagrus latus isolate v.2019 chromosome 5, fAcaLat1.1, whole genome shotgun sequence genome containing:
- the LOC119019574 gene encoding vasopressin-neurophysin 2-copeptin; translation: MPHSLSPLCVLGLIALSSACYIQNCPRGGKRALPEAGTRQCMSCGPRDRGRCFGPNICCGEGLGCLLGSPETAHCVEENYLLTPCQAGGRPCGSEGGRCAASGLCCNSESCTVDSDCLGEVEASDPSDSSVGSSPAELLLRLLHVATRGQTEY
- the ccl27a gene encoding C-C motif chemokine 27a, encoding MDLKVTFVVICLCALAITSTAGIPKCCITTKTFIPVRLLRKVQRYDVQKDSGACDIAALILHVKGMSRPVCADPQMLDRVKWLSKKIKPNKHRTQ